The Theobroma cacao cultivar B97-61/B2 chromosome 1, Criollo_cocoa_genome_V2, whole genome shotgun sequence genome contains the following window.
GATATACACCAATTTTATgaattgaaaaggaaaatttgatGTCAGCTATGAGTAGTGAAGCATAATATCTGAACAGAATCCAATAAATGTCGAACAGCCGGAAGGTCTTGCCTCCTgcttaaactttatttattattactatCTCTTTAAAGCACACTATCGAACAAAGCTTCCtataataaagaaagaaaacatgaTAAATGTTCATACCTTCCTAAAAGTCGTTGCCCAATGTTCATCAATTCTGCCACATTCTTGTCACCATCACGAACGAACTCCAGAATCTAAAGGAAATCATATGAAAAGGGATATggaagctcttttttttttttttcaaccatATTTTAAATGCTTTATATATCCTCACTTCCTACCCAAACCCCTTAAAAAGAAAACGAGAAGGAAAACTTGTGCACAGCAATTACAGGCCTGTAACTTATCTCAGGGACCAATAACTCGATTTTATGTAGAATTTCCAATGAAGTCTATGTAGAGACATTAAACTAAATATCCTGATGCATGTCATTATCAATTGCATAACAACACAcataattttgttattcaaaaaaaaaaacatagcAAACGCGGTCGGGTATATAATTAATCAGGGAGAAAGCTCAACAGAATATAAGAATGAATGAACAGCTTCAGTATAATTGAGCCTAAGCCCACGTGCTAGACGCTGCAGGGCAAGGTACCCTGCGTTATGAAGGCCCAGCTTCTCCACTCCTCTTGGGGTTAGTCTCGTTCGTCTTTTAGTTCTGTAACACTTCTTTCTTTCAAAGTCAGTACCCACCACCGGTCCTCCCCTCCACCACCAACGCTCCTACTAATCACcataatcatttgaaaaaagtcaaaaatctTGCTTTGGGAGTTGGACCTGTGCTCAAACTGATTGCCACCAGATGATGATGAAATAAGAGACAGAGAGTGGCAGCCGGAACTTTTAGCTTAGAACGCGTCGCTGGAATTTGGAGCCATGCCCAGATTGGTGGTTTCTATTgcaattttagcttaaaaatAAGGTTAGATTTAAATGATAACAGAGAGGATTAACCTCAAACTCAACGAGATACCTAAATGCTAagaatttatcaaaataaaatcttaatatTGGGCTCGATAGGACGAGGCAGAGGAGGCTTGTTTTTCCATTTGCATTTCTGTTAGCAATAAGAAACATTatctcaatttaaaattttaaactgaTGAGTCCTAATAGGTTTGTCGTGGTACGTGCTGAGGTAAGCAGAGACTGTAACTAAGATCTGAGCTttggtaataataataacaaaaaaaaacacacaatTTGCTGTTTAAATTGGGAAATTAGACTTTAATTATCAATACCACCATTAAAGATTCTGTTTAAAGGTCCATTAGTTTAGATGTTGGTTCTTGAATCTTGATCCATTAGCTTAGATCGTTAATAGATTTAAGTATGGATTAGTTGCTAATATTAACTGATTTCTTTCTGTAAAGTATGGATCagtcaaaaagaaaagcagtTAAGATTAGCACACGTTTGTCTGAGATTCTCTCCATCCACTTGAATCTAGCCAGAAGGAGGCTAATGCCAAGAAAAATATTACTCTAATTTATTACGAAAGCTACAAGGATATAGATTGATTAGATGTTTAATTACCTAATCtactttaatatataaaatcaaatcttctaataataataaaagaaatagtCCTGCATAGATGACCGGTTCTACTTAACAgtaacatatttttctttaataaaagtagacaaaataaattaaaaatgattgatTTGAGTATTTTAAAAGACACAACGAAAAATCAATCAATGattgatatatgtatatattttattaataagtcTGGATTgaaatctcattttttttttcaaataaaacaaataaaaaagaatgtaTTTTAGAAGATAAATGTTACTATTAATTTAggacaaaaaaaattgtaaggggattttttccccttttgcaagctttcaaaataatagctttgccacaaagtaaaattttgaaatttacttAATATTATGAATGAAATATAATGTTAAGCAATACTTTATTcttaattcatttttatataCTTTAAAAGTTAAGAGTAGTTTGAGTGAGTTCTTAATTGAAgctttgataatatatttttgcAGCAACCATTGCCagcattatattttttaattaaaaaaaaaaaagaagccaCGTAGTGGTGTAAGCACATTTTTAGGAATTCAAATTCAGAAATAGATCTCCATAACACAATCATAAATAGATGTTCAATTTATAGCAGTAAAATTGTGAGAAGTccataaattagtttatagtTTACATTTTTAGGTCTATTTTACAACATTCTCTGTATCGTATTTGATCACACCACTTGTCATGTGTTTTGTCATGTCGCATTACTTGTTATGTCATATTACTTGTTTCGTCacgtttattttttatatagtgTTTTGTTATATCATTATGTCATGCGAttccaaaatttaatttattttaatttttaaactcaAATTGACATGTGTAATATCCTCTTGAGTTTGAGAGGAAATGttaaagataattataaaattgtttAGTTCGAGTTATTATAACATACTATTAGTTAGATTACAATATTTTGTTAAAGTTATACTACAAACTATTCataagattaaaattaatcctttatatatatatatataaatttaataaataatttaactttttaaattttatattatataaaattttctcttcttctaacacctattttttaagaaatcatgatttatactttataatatatatcaCAGGATGACTTGTTACGTTATCAAGTTCTCATTAGAAAATTTAAACTGAGACGACAAAAGTATACATTTGTATATAATCCAATGTACACTTTGTCCAGTACAACACATTTGACCTTAAAACAAAAGTATGGACTTCATATCCATATCCCTAAACTAAACATCAGGTGTTTATTACAAGGGCGGAGGGTCATATGGCTATAGGGGGCTACGATCtctctaaaatttttgaaaaattttagttactatatacatttttttttaatgactATGGAGAGTAGTATATTTATGAGAGCTGAGcccttcaaaattttttaaattatttatttattatatatattttaatattttttaaaataatttttattttataattaatatacataaaaaataataaaatgaccccacaaatttaatcaactttatcttaatttttaaatttgctcacatatttttttctttcttttttttgtatttttactttactctATTTTATGTAACTCAccattaaaatacattttatttttaaaaagatatttatgaGTTTGTGAGTTTGGATAAAACCCACTTACCACTATtgtgtgaaattaaaaaaattaaaattttatttatcttctcctttctatttatattatttaactatttatatatttaattattatataaaatcttatatatcgtatttaattagttatattttatattttatatatattatattttataaattcaaaaaatatcgTTGAACATAACTTTTttgtgagttttttttttattctttttgatttACATGTTAGATAAAATTCTTACTTATTATGAATCTTTTAATTCTTGTTTAAATGTAGagtaataatttaaaaaaaaattatttttatttttcttcgtCTTTAATTCCTAATAAAATTGGCTAACTTGGTCTCTGGTTTATTACGTGGTTAGGACCACCTTTGTCCACTGAAATTCGGGAAACCAACTAGAACCAAAAATCCAAAGCAATAGTAAGAAACAACAACCGGTGACTCTAGCTTGGCTGAAATTTAGTAATTAGGAAAGCTTTTGTGTTATTCTTTGAATCTAAATGGGCAGGTAAGTATAACCTTGTTATTGAAAGTGATTCAACAAACGGAGTCAAATGGGTGAACGAGCCAAATTCTGCTCCATGGAGATTTAAGAAGTGAATGCTTCAAATTGAGGCGCTTAAAAGAACAGTGAATGACTGGAAGATTAAACACATATTCAGGGAAGGAAACAATGATGCTGATACATTGGCTAAAGAGGGTGTGAATAGGGAAGTAGACTTAGTGGAGATCAATAATCATGTGGATGCGTAGAGTGGCTGGAGGTAATCACAGAATGTTCTTGATTTTTGGATGGCAGACTGGTTCCAAGACCTCCATGCTGTGCAGTTCCTTCAGGTTTCTCTGTGTTTTTTCTGGTTCCATTACCCCTTGTTGGCTTTTGTATAGATTGAGATTTTGCAGCTCTCCTGTTGTTCTCACAAGTAATCAGATGAGATTGGAACAGGTTGTTTCTATGAAGTGATAGTGATAGAACTTGGCTCTTTTTTCTGCTCTGTTTTTGTGGGGTAGATTGTAAAGTTCTCTTTTGAGTGCATCTCCTgcgtttcaaaaaaaaaagagacagCAACGTGACATTTGGTTCCACCTGGGAATCATTTCCCCACGTGCGAGCAACAAACTTTCAAGTTTCCATATGTTAAAGTGGGAAAGTTAGTTTGAGAGCTGAGGGAAATTGCTAGGAATGGCAGATGAATACATTGTCATCATTAACCAGCTCTGATCCTTCCCTACTTTTACCCAAACAACACCTCAATTGTACCTAAATGAATACGAATTGCATGAGATCTCCCTGAAACTCAGTTCTCCGAAAACCACTATTCAGCCCTGCAGTCGGTATCATTAAGTCCCGTAAAGGGgtttgttaaatttaaatgaattgaaTAATATGTTAGGTCCGCTTATTCTCTTGACTCCGCATGAAAACAAATCACGTTGGGAAttagtattttatttgtaaaaagaTTACGTCCATATCAATTTGTCCGATGTTTCATTGGTCGTGATGACCCACATCATTCTTTTGAACATAATTTAgacaaatttatttattaatgttACTTTAAACTTGAACAAGGACATCTATAAAAACAGGAAACAGTGACCCCATTCACTGGGAAACAACTGCCAACTTTCGATTGGGAGTTTGCACCTTCTCATACATACAAACTCCAGCACAAAACACTGGGAGAGACACGATCGAGCAGCAACAAATGGGTAGGAAACCTTGTTGTTCCAAAGAGGAGGGACTGAATAGAGGAGCGTGGACAGCCACTGAAGACAAAATCCTCACTGATTACATCAAGGCTCGCGGTGAAGGAAAATGGAGAAGCATTCCTAAAGCAGCTGGTAAGTAGAGATCAGTTGGGAGGCAATTGGTAGAATAATATAAGTGGATCATATAGATAGTGATAGGGGTGTGAAGAAGCAACATTAATGTCATGCAGGTTTAAAGAGATGTGAGAAGAGTTGCAGACTTCGTTGGCTGAACTATTTGAGACCTGGCATCAAGAGAGGCAACATTACACGTGATGAAGAAGATCTCATCATCAGACTCCACAAACTCTTAGGGAACAggtcttttctttctctattttcatTTAGCTCTTCAATGTTTACATAAAATGATCtgtaacaaatatatatataacggGGTTTGCTGATTTGAGCTTTGTAGATGGTCTCTGATAGCCGGGAGACTTCCGGGGCGAACAGATAATGAAATCAAGAATTATTGGAACACCGTTTTATCAAAGAGGGCGCAAGTGAAAAAATTCGATCATACCAATAAAGATGAAACGAAACAAAGATTCATCAGCTGGTCCAAGAAGGCGCCAACAAGTTCTGGTGTTATCCAAGCTAAGGCTGGACGTTGCACCAAAGTCTTTACCACCCCTCAACAGCAAGTAATTGGAAGAGGTGAAAACAATAATATTGCCCGTACAGCTCCATCCACCGACGCCAAGTTCGTGCACGAAACTGCTGTAGAATCTGGATTCAGTGATGGGTCATTTACATTGCTGTCGTCCAAGGAAGAAAATCCTTCTATATCAAAGTTCGCTATGGATTTTGACATTGGGGACATCAACATTTCAGAAGCTCTTGCTTCTGACTTTGCACAGCTTGGTGACTTTGAATTGCGTGATATAAACTCTGTGATATATGAATACGGGACAAACGATTGCGGTCAAGCACTTTTGTCAGCGGAGGGAATGGTGGGAAATTGGAGCGGCAATGATTGCGTTGAAGCTAACTTGGATTCAGATTTTGGATTTTTGGCTGCTTTTCTTGGGTCCGCTGAACTCTGAAGACTTAACGATCTGATTACATTGTTGGCAATTCAaattggattttgttttggttagATATTGCACTTGACACGTTTTTATCGTTCGTCTATTTTGGTACAATTCAATAATGTCCTGAGAAGCACATTCCGTCCAGCTTTTTCACGCATGTAGAAATAACATCATTGcaccaaaaaagaagaatctTTAGCCAAAggacaaataaaaaaatgacaaaaaagtTTTAGCTAATTAAATTACCAAGGATTGGGCACAACAATCTGCTCAGTTAGATAGCAACAGTGTTTAACTGAGCAAACACCATAACTCTTCTTCGACAGTGATAAATAGTTTGTGCGAGATCGATGACCATATTTTGCTGTTCATTTCTAAATGGAGTTGTacacaaaaagaataaaaagcgGTTAATTATAGGTCGGCAGGTGGTTCTCACACCTCAGAACAACGGAAGGGCGAGGGGTATAGCCGTATAGGAAGTATAACTACAGGACAAATTCTGAGGTTATCATGTTCTAGAAAGTTGGGTCGTATGACCTTATACCATGATGCTGCTGCTAGGGGCATAATTATCTATGGCAGTTTAACTCGAAGGTTTTGTTCTGCTGATTTTGCATTACATTCTTTTCAACCGTGGATGAGGAGCATTGTCGTTAGGAACCCTCCTCCAGGGTGTCAgcttgggttttttttttttggggacAATTATGAATATGCTTTTATTAAGCTTTGtggaagaagaaaattccaaACATATCAAGGCAAATGTACAAGCCTTAGCATGCTCAATAGGCAGGTAGATACCGCCATACAGAAAAAACCAAACTGaaataaagaaacaagaaacaaaacaGAAATTGCGTTGCAAATGAAGACAAACTCAGCAAcaccattaaataaaattagcaGAACTGAAATCAAAACCTACATCAACAACCAGCAGCAGACCCGCGCAGATTTACGAAAACATCAACCAACCACATAACTTCAGACAAAATGATATGAATCAGCAATTATAACCTCCCATAAAACAAAGCCATCACCCTAAAAAATTAAGCCAGCACATCAAAGTTAAAAAAACGACATATACTATGGAGCATCATCAAATCATTTTTTCTGCTTACCCTTGATCTAGCGAAATTATCGGCAATATCATTTGCTGACCTACTGGTATGCtgaatttccaaatttttcaCTCCTTTCTTTAAGCGAATAAGCTGAAGTACACCTTTTCGTAGCCTCCAAGGGGCAATGAGGGTGTCAGCTTTGTTAATGAAAACCTGAACCACATGTTTATTAAATAATCATTCCAAGTGATTTATGGTACGGTTTAAACTGCTGGCTAATGAatgttttttttctcaaacaaaattcattttattaGTCTGAAATTAGCTACAAAAACCTCACGGTTCAAATCCTTGAATAGGAACAAAATTCACCTAGAGTGCCTAAAGAAACTCCAGCTAGCAGGGGAAAAAAGCCACTGGAACAGGCAGGGGGCAACACGTCCCTCCCACAAAATATTTACAGTAGCATCCAAGTTTAAGAATTTACAACCAAAACCAACCAATACGAGCTTCCCAAAAGAGAGAATCGAAGAATAAGCAGTAGAGTGCGAAGAGGAACATCAGAAAATAACTGTTCAGTAAGGCAAAAAGCCGCAAAACCTTATGCCCAGCAAACATAGTGTGGTTAGACAGGAGAGCAGCGGGATGAATCAGCAAGGCATCGGAGATAAGAAGTGGAGTCTCCATGAAAACAACAAACAGCTTTAACAGTCCGCATTGTATCGCCCATCACCAGCAGGCGCAAAACATACTCGTTCGGTCCACTCCCATATTTGTTAGAGACTGCAAATTAGTAGTTAACTTCCCGATAATTATCTGTCTAAAGGTGACGATTTCAATTACTCAATATCAGAAATTACCCTTCACAAAACCCATGACCTGTTAGATATCCAAAAAAGAGCAAGACTGGAATCTGATTCAATCAccaaagattttaaactataccatgaaaaagaagcaaaaaaatgaagaatagTTTTAGTTACAAGTACTTCAGCATGATTAGAGTCAACAACGCCTACGGGACCAAAGAAAAGATCCACAAGGTTACTCGTACTGagttgcaaaaaaaaaaagaagttagtCTTACTATCCGTGAAAACACCTCCCCATCTCGCAGGTCCTGATTTCTTCAGTGGATGCCATTCACGTTAAATTTTAACTCAGTATCTTTAGGAGGACCATACAAACTCTCCCCTAGGctactttgttatttgttgtCTTGTTTGTTAGCATCTTAGGCATAGACCACCAACCGAATGAATTGTTTATGCAGTTCACTTGTATTCACTAGCCGATGTGGATCCACAAAAATTAACTAATGTCTTTGATCCGAAGACCAATGCTTCTTTACTTGCCAATGAGAAATATAATCGCAATTAGAGGGTGGCTTTAGAAAAGAGGAAAATCATCCAGGAGGCAGGGAGTGATATGAAGATATTCAAGCTGGCAGATAGGTGTAGacacctaaataaaaaaaaattaaaattaaattaaattaaattaaattaaattaattaaataaataataatttaaaaaaaaaatggggatggctgggcgtacgcccagccatccctTCGCCATCCCATCCCCCACCCACTACGCGGGATGGGGGTTCTGGCCACCAACTCCNNNNNNNNNNNNNNNNNNNNNNNNNNNNNNNNNNNNNNNNNNNNNNNNNNNNNNNNNNNNNNNNNNNNNNNNNNNNNNNNNNNNNNNNNNNNNNNNNNNNNNNNNNNNNNNNNNNNNNNNNNNNNNNNNNNNNNNNNNNNNNNNNNNNNNNNNNNNNNNNNNNNNNNNNNNNNNNNNNNNNNNNNNNNNNNNNNNNNNNNNNNNNNNNNNNNNNNNNNNNNNNNNNNNNNNNNNNNNNNNNNNNNNNNNNNNNNNNNNNNNNNNNNNNNNNNNNNNNNNNNNNNNNNNNNNNNNNNNNNNNNNNNNNNNNNNNNNNNNNNNNNNNNNNNNNNNNNNNNNNNNNNNNNNNNNNNNNNNNNNNNNNNNNNNNNNNNNNNNNNNNNNNNNNNNNNNNNNNNNNNNNNNNNNNNNNNNNNNNNNNNNNNNNNNNNNNNNNNNNNNNNNNNNNNNNNNNNNNNNNNNNNNNNNNNNNNNNNNNNNNNNNNNNNNNNNNNNNNNNNNNNNNNNNNNNNNNNNNNNNNNNNNNNNNNNNNNNNNNNNNNNNNNNNNNNNNNNNNNNNNNNNNNNNNNNNNNNNNNNNNNNNNNNNNNNNNNNNNNNNNNNNNNNNNNNNNNNNNNNNNNNNNNNNNNNNNNNNNNNNNNNNNNNNNNNNNNNNNNNNNNNNNNNNNNNNNNNNNNNNNNNNNNNNNNNNNNNNNNNNNNNNNNNNNNNNNNNNNNNNNNNNNNNNNNNNNNNNNNNNNNNNNNNNNNNNNNNNNNNNNNNNNNNNNNNNNNNNNNNNNNNNNNNNNNNNNNNNNNNNNNNNNNNNNNNNNNNNNNNNNNNNNNNNNNNNNNNNNNNNNNNNNNNNNNNNNNNNNNNNNNNNNNNNNNNNNNNNNNNNNNNNNNNNNNNNNNNNNNNNNNNNNNNNNNNNNNNNNNNNNNNNNNNNNNNNNNNNNNNNNNNNNNNNNNNNNNNNNNNNNNNNNNNNNNNNNNNNNNNNNNNNNNNNNNNNNNNNNNNNNNNNNNNNNNNNNNNNNNNNNNNNNNNNNNNNNNNNNNNNNNNNNNNNNNNNNNNNNNNNNNNNNNNNNNNNNNNNNNNNNNNNNNNNNNNNNNNNNNNNNNNNNNNNNNNNNNNNNNNNNNNNNNNNNNNNNNNNNNNNNNNNNNNNNNNNNNNNNNNNNNNNNNNNNNNNNNNNNNNNNNNNNNNNNNNNNNNNNNNNNNNNNNNNNNNNNNNNNNNNNNNNNNNNNNNNNNNNNNNNNNNNNNNNNNNNNNNNNNNNNNNNNNNNNNNNNNNNNNNNNNNNNNNNNNNNNNNNNNNNNNNNNNNNNNNNNNNNNNNNNNNNNNNNNNNNNNNNNNNNNNNNNNNNNNNNNNNNNNNNNNNNNNNNNNNNNNNNNNNNNNNNNNNNNNNNNNNNNNNNNNNNNNNNNNNNNNNNNNNNNNNNNNNNNNNNNNNNNNNNNNNNNNNNNNNNNNNNNNNNNNNNNNNNNNNNNNNNNNNNNNNNNNNNNNNNNtcatttaaaataaacaagtcacgACATCATTCTACGcttgcatcatatgcatacGTAAGACCAAGTGAAAAACTCAGTCtgacaattcaataaaaatttttaattaataaaatagggattaaactaagaaaaggttatattaagataacttaagattaaatggtaccgttcgtagAACGGGCGTCACGGAGGTGCTAATCCTTCTCTgtgcgtaaccgcactcccgaacccatctcAAAAAACGTAGaccagttctcgttctttcgacggacctaaaattaatttaggacttcgtcgattaagaatcgggttaataggtgaccaatcacaccttaAAAAaggattggtggcgactcccacaCCCACacgattttaatttttgcccgcgtctggcggacgggttcccggacccgcacgttacgacaataGGGTTGGAGCTGGGCGGAAGAATAGTGGCAAGGGGTTCAAGGAAGAGAACCCCTGTCTAGCTCGAGACTCCCAAAGCCTCAACAAATAGCAAAGTTGGTAATCTGGATCCCGCTTATGGAGAGAATGAAGAAAGTGGGTGTGGTTTGCAAGAGTTAGATGCGGATATGTATTAAGATCTCACTACTCTTAGGAAAGCCTAGGACTTTGCCAATATTTTTCGAACGCAATAACTTTTTCACTACAGGTACCATCCAGTTTCGAAGGATATTAAGCAACTAGCATGAAGAATGGCCTGCCTAGATAGCAGCCATGAACTAGAAACAGAACCACGGAaaatttttccaatttttgaATGCGTTTTCAGGATCCGGATTTTTAAAAGGGGGCGGGCTGGTGCTTTTggtaatcaaaatgaaactaGATCAGCCCCTTACAagatggaaaatttttttgaattattaatgGTTTTCAGTTTGATTGGTTGGGGAATAATTTGGCCCTAGCAATTTGGGGTTGACTCGAGTGTAAAAGTAAGGCAAAGGATTAAGTAAAGACTAGTCCAAGATCTATACAGCTATACTATCCTCTCGTATCAAAAGATAAATCAGCCATTGCAACAAAATTAACCCACATTCTGCATCTACTAACTCTCTGTAATTTGTAGGAGCATATAGCAAAACGATAAACAacaatattgaaatatagagGCAGGAGTTAAATATCAAAAGAATAGTTTTCctccaaaaaaaatcataaggaTAGAGAtcccataaaaaataaacaaaacaaaatgggAACAAAATCCAGAACAGTGGGTTGAAATGCTATCTGTTCTCGTTTTATGGTGTGGTTTCGGCGACGGAATGCTGATACTGTATTCATGTGGCTGTTTCTGATTTTGCGCGGGAGCCACTTACCGACCATTTATGATTGTATTTTACTGTTAGATGAGGGGATGGTTCAATGGCAGATTATGATACAGGGTATAGAAGCAATTGTTGGAGGGGATTTTTTGTCTGAAGGCTTGCTGTGTTAGAAGGAAGCAAGTGAACTTTCTTTTGTGATATGATTGTCAAGGACCTCTGTCAAACCTTTGCTAGTGGGAGCAGAGCCCTTGATTTGTAAGTGTTTGTCTAACTGTGGAAGGGTTACGATTTGATGGTAACCTTCCCCtgaaataaaattcatttggcttgtcaaaaaagaaaaaaaaattccctttgaaagaagaaatgaggCCAGTGCCTCTATATCAGAAAATTATCACATCAGAGTATTACCACAAAATCTGCAGTAAACTATTATTTTGTAGCAAAAACACCTCTTGGGCTCACAAAACCAGCAGATGCTCAAagtcttaaaataaaaactgaTAATTTGTCTATCTGACAATGCGTCGGATTAATTTAAACAAGCCAGAAGAAATGGAGAAAGTGAAAGATGAAGTATCAAGTCCTAAGAAGAGAGAACCTTCTGAACCTCAGAGGTGACCTCATTTGGGGTTTCCCTGCATGAAGATTGGAAAGAATATTTTAAGAGATTGATGCCAGGATTTTAACCGAGTATGAAAGCAATATCAATGGAAGCAATATCAATTGTCCTTAAATTGACCTTTAGTAAAAGTGCTGAgttcaaatttattaaaatttatgtaGAAATTAATACTGCCAAATTGAAATGGTAGAAGGACCAAATTTAAACTTAGACCATGGTGTGTTTGATAATACCAACTTGaaggataattttattatattttaaaatacgaATGGTATTTGGTTTTTTCCTCTCCAAATCATAGATTAAAGGAGTTTTTGtcattaatttaaaaactgtggttaaaaagagtttttcaaTCGAAACCATGGTGATTGGCCAGGAAAACGCCACCCCAAACCAGTGTGTTTGGCAATACTTTGGCTGGCAAAAGCTGTAATTTGAAAGCCAAAGGCAATATTAAAAGATGCCTAAGACTTGCTCATGAGAAACAATAATAAGAGCATAATGGaagaaatgcaagatttagaGGTAAAGCTCAAGCATTAGTATTTTATTTGAGAATGGATAGCTTAAACATTATTATGATTGACATACAATTGAAAATACACAAACCAAGACAACAGGAATTAATTAACAACATAACATTTCTTCCTAATCTCCCCTGCAGTCCCCGTGAGAACTCCAATGGCTCCCATTTTCTGCATTGACTGTGCAAACTCTACAAAGAATTTCGATGAGTCTAGCAACTCGTCGACAGTTTTGAGCGCGCTATCGTCTGTCAGGAGGGCCGCATCCGACTGGAAGAGGCCCATCTTTTGCTTAAGGATGACATAGTAGTGATTATCAAAGTTTAAAGAGCTACGAGGATCCATTTCCACTGTGGTTATGATGTCTCTAAGACTTCGGCATTTGGTCTTCAAGAAAGAAGCGTAGGCTGGGTTCAACGAAGGATCTTGATCTCCTCTTCCAGTAAAGTTGTATAGCCTGTTGCTGAAGAGATTGCAGTGGCCTATTCCAATGGTGTGCCCACCTGCAGTATTTATCCAACAATTTTCTGTAAGCACTTGGGGAATAATTgtccttttgaatttttcactAAAATGCTCACTTGGGGAATAAAACTACTTGTTTTAGAGTCAGAATTTCCTAGATACGATAGCACAAGGGTTTTTGACGAAACTGAGACTCTTTTTTGTCACCCAAATGTTCTGTTCACTGATActgtttgtttttcttcttgttcaaAAGAAGTTTGGAGCCTGAATTCTTTCCATCttatatatcttaaaaattcTTGGGATAATGTACCTGATAAAACCACCAGGTCATGCACATCGAGGCCTTTGCTAGCAAAATTTCGGACAAGGGTGGTGAAGTTGGAGAAAGGGGAAGGAATATTAGCCAATGCCTCAGAAATTCGTGACACTCTGCCATCTCTTCTACCAGTAAGAACTTCCCACAATGGTCTTTGCAACTGCAGGCAATATTCAGTGCACGTAGTTATGTGTTTTTATCTATTGAAATAttact
Protein-coding sequences here:
- the LOC18613454 gene encoding peroxidase 3 is translated as MKSHILILLCIVVLGVIGSCQGDGIGKNYYKVTCPHAEEIVKNVTEKHVCKNPSLPAKLLRMHFHDCFVRGCDASLLLNSTTNNTAEKQAIPNLTLSGFDVIDDIKAEVEKTCPGVVSCADVLALAARDSVSFELQRPLWEVLTGRRDGRVSRISEALANIPSPFSNFTTLVRNFASKGLDVHDLVVLSGGHTIGIGHCNLFSNRLYNFTGRGDQDPSLNPAYASFLKTKCRSLRDIITTVEMDPRSSLNFDNHYYVILKQKMGLFQSDAALLTDDSALKTVDELLDSSKFFVEFAQSMQKMGAIGVLTGTAGEIRKKCYVVN
- the LOC18613453 gene encoding transcription factor TT2, with translation MGRKPCCSKEEGLNRGAWTATEDKILTDYIKARGEGKWRSIPKAAGLKRCEKSCRLRWLNYLRPGIKRGNITRDEEDLIIRLHKLLGNRWSLIAGRLPGRTDNEIKNYWNTVLSKRAQVKKFDHTNKDETKQRFISWSKKAPTSSGVIQAKAGRCTKVFTTPQQQVIGRGENNNIARTAPSTDAKFVHETAVESGFSDGSFTLLSSKEENPSISKFAMDFDIGDINISEALASDFAQLGDFELRDINSVIYEYGTNDCGQALLSAEGMVGNWSGNDCVEANLDSDFGFLAAFLGSAEL